One segment of Solanum stenotomum isolate F172 chromosome 1, ASM1918654v1, whole genome shotgun sequence DNA contains the following:
- the LOC125846059 gene encoding glutathione transferase GST 23-like isoform X5, translating to MADEVKLYRTWSSPYGLRIVWAMHIKGIEYENVFEDLSQKSPPLLQYNPVHKKIPVLVHKGKPICESLVILEYIDETWKKETTPLLPQDPYEKAMARFWAKFVDDKLLPSVWSVFTEKGYEAKKEALVPAVQNLEIIEEQLKEKKFFGGESIGYVDLALGWMAYLLDVFEEVIDLKLFDAHKFPLLSGWMKNFCDAPAIKQHLPPRDKLVTRFQLFHEKFQTAN from the exons atggCAGATGAAGTGAAGCTTTACAGGACATGGTCAAGTCCATATGGTTTGAGGATCGTTTGGGCGATGCATATCAAAGGGATCGAATACGAAAATGTCTTTGAAGATTTAAGCCAGAAGAGCCCTCCACTCCTCCAGTATAATCCTGTTCACAAAAAGATTCCTGTACTTGTACACAAAGGCAAGCCAATCTGTGAATCACTGGTGATTCTCGAGTATATCGATGAGACATGGAAGAAGGAAACAACTCCTTTGCTACCTCAGGATCCTTATGAGAAAGCCATGGCCCGTTTTTGGGCAAAATTTGTGGACGACAAG CTTCTGCCATCAGTATGGAGTGTTTTCACAGAAAAAGGATATGAGGCAAAAAAGGAAGCTCTTGTTCCAGCCGTGCAAAACCTAGAAATCATTGAAGAGCAATTGAAAGAGAAGAAATTTTTTGGTGGAGAAAGTATAGGATATGTGGATCTTGCACTTGGTTGGATGGCGTATCTGCTTGATGTGTTTGAGGAGGTAATCGATCTGAAGTTGTTTGATGCACACAAATTTCCGCTCTTATCAGGATGGATGAAAAACTTTTGTGATGCTCCGGCAATCAAACAACACTTGCCACCACGAGACAAACTAGTAACCAGATTCCAACTgtttcatgaaaaatttcagaCAGCAAATTAA